Proteins encoded within one genomic window of Panicum virgatum strain AP13 chromosome 1N, P.virgatum_v5, whole genome shotgun sequence:
- the LOC120655463 gene encoding protein DETOXIFICATION 16-like isoform X2 — translation MASSLDTLCGQAFGAGQRHLLGVYKQRAMLVLAVASAPVAAVWAYTGEILVWFRQDREIAAGAGSYIRCMLPALFLFGQLQCHVRFLQPQNVVVPVMASSAATAGAHVAVCWLLVRHLGMGANGAALANAVSNLVNLTALVIYVRVSPACKDTWTGFSREAFRGIPALLKLAVPSAAMVCMEWWSFEILVLLSGLLPNPKLETAVMSICFNTYVFAFMLPMGLGSAASIRVSNELGAGRPQAARLATRVVILLAISLGVCEGLVMVLARNLLGYAYSNEDEVASYTAKLTPILAVCTLFDSLQCVLSGVVRGCGRQKIGAFINLSAFYIVGIPAASIFAFVCHLRGMGLWLGILCGVAVQMLLLLCITLCTNWNKEALKANDRVFSSSLPVGNTLTSGGSEHPNGCSFVGKDAQGTIQGTKGSTTPSTG, via the exons ATGGCGAGCAGCCTGGACACGCTGTGCGGCCAGGCCTTCGGCGCGGGCCAGCGCCACCTGCTCGGCGTCTACAAGCAGCGCGCCATGCTGGTGCTGGCCGTGGCGAGCGCCCCCGTGGCGGCGGTGTGGGCCTACACCGGCGAGATCCTCGTGTGGTTCCGGCAGGACCGGGAGATCGCCGCGGGGGCCGGCAGCTACATCCGGTGCATGCTCCCGGCGCTGTTCCTGTTCGGGCAGCTGCAGTGCCACGTCCGCTTCCTGCAGCCGCAGAACGTCGTCGTGCCGGTgatggcgagctccgccgccaccgccggggcGCACGTCGCCGTCTGCTGGCTGCTGGTGCGCCACCTGGGCATGGGCGCCAACGGCGCCGCGCTGGCAAATGCCGTCTCCAACCTCGTCAACCTGACGGCCCTGGTCATCTACGTCAGGGTCTCGCCGGCCTGCAAGGACACCTGGACGGGGTTCTCCCGCGAGGCGTTCCGCGGCATCCCCGCCTTGCTCAAGCTCGCCGTCCCGTCAGCTGCCATGGTCTG TATGGAGTGGTGGTCCTTCGAGATCCTTGTGCTTCTTTCAGGTCTTCTCCCCAACCCAAAGCTCGAGACTGCCGTGATGTCCATCTG CTTCAACACCTATGTGTTTGCATTCATGCTCCCGATGGGACTTGGTTCTGCAGCAAG CATTCGTGTTTCGAACGAGCTTGGTGCAGGACGGCCGCAGGCGGCGCGCCTCGCGACGCGTGTGGTCATTCTCCTGGCGATCTCCCTGGGCGTTTGTGAAGGTCTCGTCATGGTCCTGGCCCGCAATCTTCTGGGATATGCCTACAGCAATGAGGACGAAGTGGCCTCGTACACCGCTAAGCTGACGCCGATCCTCGCGGTGTGCACCTTATTTGACAGTCTGCAGTGTGTTCTTTCAG GTGTTGTTAGAGGCTGTGGCCGGCAAAAGATTGGTGCCTTTATCAACCTTTCTGCATTCTACATTGTTGGCATCCCTGCAGCATCCATATTCGCCTTTGTCTGTCATCTCAGAGGAATG GGACTCTGGCTTGGTATCTTGTGTGGAGTAGCAGTGCAGATGCTCTTGCTTCTCTGCATCACCTTGTGCACCAACTGGAACAAAGAA GCGCTGAAGGCCAATGACAGAGTTTTCAGTTCGTCTCTTCCTGTCGGCAACACGTTAACATCAGGTGGTAGCGAGCATCCAAATGGATGCAGTTTTGTTGGTAAGGATGCGCAAGGGACCATTCAGGGGACAAAGGGTTCTACCACTCCGAGCACAGGTTGA
- the LOC120655464 gene encoding probable LRR receptor-like serine/threonine-protein kinase At1g74360 isoform X1: MSRLQHLLKLMCSVLIFAELIRGNKDDMELLIELKKFLQAHNQINRGAYDGWLESEASPCNWQGVGCDADRHVSSLDLSSSRISGPIFGNFSSFTRLNRLDLSANSITGELPDDLNRCLGLKHLNLSNNLIGGVLNICSLTNLKTLDVSQNRFEGRISMSFPATCGKLTTLNISSNNLRGSITVLFNNCSSLKYVDLSLNRFSGPVSQGMAGLVQFNAAENDLTGNISLNMFPEGCKLQFLDISGNHLFGNLPNSIANCSGLTYLSIWGNSFDGKIPPGIGTIPGLEKLILGSNNFSREMPHELMNCTALKYLDISGNNFGGEVQGLFGKLRSLTNLKLHSNKYTHGIVSSGILRLPKLTMLDLSLNWFTGELPTEVSSMTSIKYLVLAHNNFYGQIPPVYGQLVQLQVLDLSYNNLSGGVPADIGNLSSLLVLMLAGNQLSGEIPKEIGNCTSLLWLNLAGNKLSGQIPPEISGIGSNPTPTFVRNQKDAVQLEIGTKKCLSLMRWIPLGYPGFNYVESEMSLKDCRDLEDRILKGYGIVKPPSLQPCIILGYVRFSRNLLSGHIPPMVSAMRNFHLLLLDDNLLSGVLPSEICQMPLVALNVSRNVFSGAIPSEIGRMILLEILDLSFNNFSNGLPPSLNQLFKLNKFNVSYNPLLSGNVSSTGQLSTFDEQSFLGDPLLSFRFADYGPHLDSNEDEFSTEGTEGHPAIEETIMVSVIAFIVFFFATFVIREYHNLMYVYLCYKTQMCEYEDLWRFVTLELCNHVKKLEK; encoded by the exons ATGTCCAGGCTTCAGCATCTCCTCAAGTTGATGTGTTCAGTACTGATCTTCG CTGAGCTGATACGAGGGAACAAAGATGACATGGAGCTGCTCATCGAGCTCAAGAAATTCCTGCAAGCACACAACCAAATAAACCGAGGCGCCTATGATGGATGGTTGGAGTCAGAGGCCTCGCCATGCAACTGGCAAGGAGTTGGATGCGATGCCGACCGCCATGTGAGTTCCCTTGACCTCTCTAGCTCGAGGATATCAGGACCCATCTTTGGAAATTTCTCCAGTTTCACTCGACTCAATCGTCTAGACCTCTCCGCAAACAGCATCACTGGTGAGCTCCCAGATGACCTCAACAGATGCTTGGGACTGAAGCACCTCAACCTCTCAAATAACCTCATAGGTGGAGTCCTTAACATTTGCAGCCTGACAAATCTGAAAACATTAGATGTCTCACAGAATCGGTTCGAGGGGAGAATTAGCATGAGTTTCCCTGCAACCTGTGGCAAACTCACCACCCTCAACATCTCCAGCAACAACCTCAGAGGGAGCATCACTGTCCTCTTTAACAACTGCTCGAGTCTTAAATACGTGGACCTCAGCTTGAATCGCTTTTCTGGCCCGGTCTCTCAGGGCATGGCCGGCCTTGTCCAGTTCAATGCTGCCGAGAATGACTTGACCGGAAACATTTCTCTCAACATGTTTCCAGAAGGATGCAAACTACAGTTTCTGGACATCTCCGGCAACCATTTGTTTGGCAACTTGCCGAATTCCATAGCAAATTGTTCCGGCTTGACATACCTGTCAATATGGGGGAACAGTTTTGATGGGAAGATACCACCAGGAATTGGAACGATTCCTGGGCTTGAAAAACTGATCCTTGGGAGCAACAACTTTTCCCGTGAGATGCCACATGAGCTAATGAACTGCACTGCACTAAAGTATTTGGACATTAGTGGCAACAATTTTGGTGGTGAGGTGCAAGGACTCTTCGGGAAGTTAAGGAGTTTGACGAACCTGAAGCTTCACTCAAACAAGTACACCCATGGAATTGTGTCCTCTGGCATTCTTAGGCTGCCTAAGTTGACCATGCTTGACCTCAGCCTCAACTGGTTCACTGGTGAGTTACCTACCGAGGTGTCAAGCATGACAAGCATCAAATACCTCGTGCTTGCACACAATAACTTCTATGGGCAGATCCCCCCAGTGTATGGACAGCTTGTTCAACTCCAAGTATTGGATTTATCATACAATAATCTCTCCGGTGGTGTCCCTGCAGATATTGGCAACCTCTCCTCACTTCTCGTGTTGATGCTTGCTGGAAACCAACTTTCTGGAGAGATCCCAAAGGAAATAGGGAACTGTACCAGCTTGCTATGGCTCAACCTTGCTGGAAACAAGCTATCCGGTCAGATTCCCCCAGAAATATCAGGTATTGGGAGTAACCCTACTCCAACGTTTGTTAGGAATCAGAAGGATGCGGTGCAACTAGAGATTGGCACCAAAAAATGTCTGTCTCTGATGCGGTGGATCCCCCTTGGTTACCCAGGGTTCAACTATGTTGAGTCAGAGATGTCTTTGAAGGACTGCCGGGACCTAGAGGACCGAATCTTAAAGGGGTATGGTATTGTTAAACCACCTTCGCTTCAACCATGTATCATTTTGGGTTATGTTAGGTTCTCAAGGAATCTATTGTCAGGGCATATACCTCCCATGGTTTCTGCAATGAGAAACTTCCACTTGCTCCTCCTTGATGATAACTTGCTCTCTGGTGTCCTACCATCAGAGATTTGTCAAATGCCGCTTGTTGCTCTTAATGTCTCTAGGAACGTATTTTCTGGTGCGATTCCTTCTGAGATTGGTAGGATGATACTCCTTGAGATCCTTGACTTGTCTTTTAACAACTTCTCTAATGGACTTCCACCAAGTCTTAACCAGCTCTTTAAACTGAATAAGTTTAATGTTTCATATAATCCACTTCTCTCTGGCAATGTTTCATCTACTGGCCAACTTTCTACATTCGACGAGCAATCCTTTCTTGGAGACCCTCTCCTGTCTTTCCGTTTCGCTGACTATGGGCCTCATTTGGATTCAAATGAGGATGAGTTCTCTACCGAAGGTACAGAAGGTCATCCTGCTATAGAAGAGACAATAATGGTGTCAGTCATTGCATTTATTGTGTTTTTCTTTGCCACATTTGTTATTAGAGAATATCACAACCTCATGTATGTGTACTTATGCTATAAAACACAGATGTGTGAGTATGAAGATTTATGGAGATTTGTAACCCTTGAGCTTTGTAACCATGTTAAAAAACTAGAGAAATAG
- the LOC120655464 gene encoding probable LRR receptor-like serine/threonine-protein kinase At1g74360 isoform X3 — MMDGWSQRPRHATGKELDAMPTAIITGELPDDLNRCLGLKHLNLSNNLIGGVLNICSLTNLKTLDVSQNRFEGRISMSFPATCGKLTTLNISSNNLRGSITVLFNNCSSLKYVDLSLNRFSGPVSQGMAGLVQFNAAENDLTGNISLNMFPEGCKLQFLDISGNHLFGNLPNSIANCSGLTYLSIWGNSFDGKIPPGIGTIPGLEKLILGSNNFSREMPHELMNCTALKYLDISGNNFGGEVQGLFGKLRSLTNLKLHSNKYTHGIVSSGILRLPKLTMLDLSLNWFTGELPTEVSSMTSIKYLVLAHNNFYGQIPPVYGQLVQLQVLDLSYNNLSGGVPADIGNLSSLLVLMLAGNQLSGEIPKEIGNCTSLLWLNLAGNKLSGQIPPEISGIGSNPTPTFVRNQKDAVQLEIGTKKCLSLMRWIPLGYPGFNYVESEMSLKDCRDLEDRILKGYGIVKPPSLQPCIILGYVRFSRNLLSGHIPPMVSAMRNFHLLLLDDNLLSGVLPSEICQMPLVALNVSRNVFSGAIPSEIGRMILLEILDLSFNNFSNGLPPSLNQLFKLNKFNVSYNPLLSGNVSSTGQLSTFDEQSFLGDPLLSFRFADYGPHLDSNEDEFSTEGTEGHPAIEETIMVSVIAFIVFFFATFVIREYHNLMYVYLCYKTQMCEYEDLWRFVTLELCNHVKKLEK; from the exons ATGATGGATGGTTGGAGTCAGAGGCCTCGCCATGCAACTGGCAAGGAGTTGGATGCGATGCCGACCGCCAT CATCACTGGTGAGCTCCCAGATGACCTCAACAGATGCTTGGGACTGAAGCACCTCAACCTCTCAAATAACCTCATAGGTGGAGTCCTTAACATTTGCAGCCTGACAAATCTGAAAACATTAGATGTCTCACAGAATCGGTTCGAGGGGAGAATTAGCATGAGTTTCCCTGCAACCTGTGGCAAACTCACCACCCTCAACATCTCCAGCAACAACCTCAGAGGGAGCATCACTGTCCTCTTTAACAACTGCTCGAGTCTTAAATACGTGGACCTCAGCTTGAATCGCTTTTCTGGCCCGGTCTCTCAGGGCATGGCCGGCCTTGTCCAGTTCAATGCTGCCGAGAATGACTTGACCGGAAACATTTCTCTCAACATGTTTCCAGAAGGATGCAAACTACAGTTTCTGGACATCTCCGGCAACCATTTGTTTGGCAACTTGCCGAATTCCATAGCAAATTGTTCCGGCTTGACATACCTGTCAATATGGGGGAACAGTTTTGATGGGAAGATACCACCAGGAATTGGAACGATTCCTGGGCTTGAAAAACTGATCCTTGGGAGCAACAACTTTTCCCGTGAGATGCCACATGAGCTAATGAACTGCACTGCACTAAAGTATTTGGACATTAGTGGCAACAATTTTGGTGGTGAGGTGCAAGGACTCTTCGGGAAGTTAAGGAGTTTGACGAACCTGAAGCTTCACTCAAACAAGTACACCCATGGAATTGTGTCCTCTGGCATTCTTAGGCTGCCTAAGTTGACCATGCTTGACCTCAGCCTCAACTGGTTCACTGGTGAGTTACCTACCGAGGTGTCAAGCATGACAAGCATCAAATACCTCGTGCTTGCACACAATAACTTCTATGGGCAGATCCCCCCAGTGTATGGACAGCTTGTTCAACTCCAAGTATTGGATTTATCATACAATAATCTCTCCGGTGGTGTCCCTGCAGATATTGGCAACCTCTCCTCACTTCTCGTGTTGATGCTTGCTGGAAACCAACTTTCTGGAGAGATCCCAAAGGAAATAGGGAACTGTACCAGCTTGCTATGGCTCAACCTTGCTGGAAACAAGCTATCCGGTCAGATTCCCCCAGAAATATCAGGTATTGGGAGTAACCCTACTCCAACGTTTGTTAGGAATCAGAAGGATGCGGTGCAACTAGAGATTGGCACCAAAAAATGTCTGTCTCTGATGCGGTGGATCCCCCTTGGTTACCCAGGGTTCAACTATGTTGAGTCAGAGATGTCTTTGAAGGACTGCCGGGACCTAGAGGACCGAATCTTAAAGGGGTATGGTATTGTTAAACCACCTTCGCTTCAACCATGTATCATTTTGGGTTATGTTAGGTTCTCAAGGAATCTATTGTCAGGGCATATACCTCCCATGGTTTCTGCAATGAGAAACTTCCACTTGCTCCTCCTTGATGATAACTTGCTCTCTGGTGTCCTACCATCAGAGATTTGTCAAATGCCGCTTGTTGCTCTTAATGTCTCTAGGAACGTATTTTCTGGTGCGATTCCTTCTGAGATTGGTAGGATGATACTCCTTGAGATCCTTGACTTGTCTTTTAACAACTTCTCTAATGGACTTCCACCAAGTCTTAACCAGCTCTTTAAACTGAATAAGTTTAATGTTTCATATAATCCACTTCTCTCTGGCAATGTTTCATCTACTGGCCAACTTTCTACATTCGACGAGCAATCCTTTCTTGGAGACCCTCTCCTGTCTTTCCGTTTCGCTGACTATGGGCCTCATTTGGATTCAAATGAGGATGAGTTCTCTACCGAAGGTACAGAAGGTCATCCTGCTATAGAAGAGACAATAATGGTGTCAGTCATTGCATTTATTGTGTTTTTCTTTGCCACATTTGTTATTAGAGAATATCACAACCTCATGTATGTGTACTTATGCTATAAAACACAGATGTGTGAGTATGAAGATTTATGGAGATTTGTAACCCTTGAGCTTTGTAACCATGTTAAAAAACTAGAGAAATAG
- the LOC120655464 gene encoding probable LRR receptor-like serine/threonine-protein kinase At1g74360 isoform X2, with protein MVGVRGLAMQLARSWMRCRPPYLSANSITGELPDDLNRCLGLKHLNLSNNLIGGVLNICSLTNLKTLDVSQNRFEGRISMSFPATCGKLTTLNISSNNLRGSITVLFNNCSSLKYVDLSLNRFSGPVSQGMAGLVQFNAAENDLTGNISLNMFPEGCKLQFLDISGNHLFGNLPNSIANCSGLTYLSIWGNSFDGKIPPGIGTIPGLEKLILGSNNFSREMPHELMNCTALKYLDISGNNFGGEVQGLFGKLRSLTNLKLHSNKYTHGIVSSGILRLPKLTMLDLSLNWFTGELPTEVSSMTSIKYLVLAHNNFYGQIPPVYGQLVQLQVLDLSYNNLSGGVPADIGNLSSLLVLMLAGNQLSGEIPKEIGNCTSLLWLNLAGNKLSGQIPPEISGIGSNPTPTFVRNQKDAVQLEIGTKKCLSLMRWIPLGYPGFNYVESEMSLKDCRDLEDRILKGYGIVKPPSLQPCIILGYVRFSRNLLSGHIPPMVSAMRNFHLLLLDDNLLSGVLPSEICQMPLVALNVSRNVFSGAIPSEIGRMILLEILDLSFNNFSNGLPPSLNQLFKLNKFNVSYNPLLSGNVSSTGQLSTFDEQSFLGDPLLSFRFADYGPHLDSNEDEFSTEGTEGHPAIEETIMVSVIAFIVFFFATFVIREYHNLMYVYLCYKTQMCEYEDLWRFVTLELCNHVKKLEK; from the exons ATGGTTGGAGTCAGAGGCCTCGCCATGCAACTGGCAAGGAGTTGGATGCGATGCCGACCGCCAT ACCTCTCCGCAAACAGCATCACTGGTGAGCTCCCAGATGACCTCAACAGATGCTTGGGACTGAAGCACCTCAACCTCTCAAATAACCTCATAGGTGGAGTCCTTAACATTTGCAGCCTGACAAATCTGAAAACATTAGATGTCTCACAGAATCGGTTCGAGGGGAGAATTAGCATGAGTTTCCCTGCAACCTGTGGCAAACTCACCACCCTCAACATCTCCAGCAACAACCTCAGAGGGAGCATCACTGTCCTCTTTAACAACTGCTCGAGTCTTAAATACGTGGACCTCAGCTTGAATCGCTTTTCTGGCCCGGTCTCTCAGGGCATGGCCGGCCTTGTCCAGTTCAATGCTGCCGAGAATGACTTGACCGGAAACATTTCTCTCAACATGTTTCCAGAAGGATGCAAACTACAGTTTCTGGACATCTCCGGCAACCATTTGTTTGGCAACTTGCCGAATTCCATAGCAAATTGTTCCGGCTTGACATACCTGTCAATATGGGGGAACAGTTTTGATGGGAAGATACCACCAGGAATTGGAACGATTCCTGGGCTTGAAAAACTGATCCTTGGGAGCAACAACTTTTCCCGTGAGATGCCACATGAGCTAATGAACTGCACTGCACTAAAGTATTTGGACATTAGTGGCAACAATTTTGGTGGTGAGGTGCAAGGACTCTTCGGGAAGTTAAGGAGTTTGACGAACCTGAAGCTTCACTCAAACAAGTACACCCATGGAATTGTGTCCTCTGGCATTCTTAGGCTGCCTAAGTTGACCATGCTTGACCTCAGCCTCAACTGGTTCACTGGTGAGTTACCTACCGAGGTGTCAAGCATGACAAGCATCAAATACCTCGTGCTTGCACACAATAACTTCTATGGGCAGATCCCCCCAGTGTATGGACAGCTTGTTCAACTCCAAGTATTGGATTTATCATACAATAATCTCTCCGGTGGTGTCCCTGCAGATATTGGCAACCTCTCCTCACTTCTCGTGTTGATGCTTGCTGGAAACCAACTTTCTGGAGAGATCCCAAAGGAAATAGGGAACTGTACCAGCTTGCTATGGCTCAACCTTGCTGGAAACAAGCTATCCGGTCAGATTCCCCCAGAAATATCAGGTATTGGGAGTAACCCTACTCCAACGTTTGTTAGGAATCAGAAGGATGCGGTGCAACTAGAGATTGGCACCAAAAAATGTCTGTCTCTGATGCGGTGGATCCCCCTTGGTTACCCAGGGTTCAACTATGTTGAGTCAGAGATGTCTTTGAAGGACTGCCGGGACCTAGAGGACCGAATCTTAAAGGGGTATGGTATTGTTAAACCACCTTCGCTTCAACCATGTATCATTTTGGGTTATGTTAGGTTCTCAAGGAATCTATTGTCAGGGCATATACCTCCCATGGTTTCTGCAATGAGAAACTTCCACTTGCTCCTCCTTGATGATAACTTGCTCTCTGGTGTCCTACCATCAGAGATTTGTCAAATGCCGCTTGTTGCTCTTAATGTCTCTAGGAACGTATTTTCTGGTGCGATTCCTTCTGAGATTGGTAGGATGATACTCCTTGAGATCCTTGACTTGTCTTTTAACAACTTCTCTAATGGACTTCCACCAAGTCTTAACCAGCTCTTTAAACTGAATAAGTTTAATGTTTCATATAATCCACTTCTCTCTGGCAATGTTTCATCTACTGGCCAACTTTCTACATTCGACGAGCAATCCTTTCTTGGAGACCCTCTCCTGTCTTTCCGTTTCGCTGACTATGGGCCTCATTTGGATTCAAATGAGGATGAGTTCTCTACCGAAGGTACAGAAGGTCATCCTGCTATAGAAGAGACAATAATGGTGTCAGTCATTGCATTTATTGTGTTTTTCTTTGCCACATTTGTTATTAGAGAATATCACAACCTCATGTATGTGTACTTATGCTATAAAACACAGATGTGTGAGTATGAAGATTTATGGAGATTTGTAACCCTTGAGCTTTGTAACCATGTTAAAAAACTAGAGAAATAG